In Arthrobacter sp. B3I9, the following are encoded in one genomic region:
- a CDS encoding alpha/beta hydrolase: protein MKSARPVPARFRSLAVAVRAAGALALAAVLASCSLLGGEGGSKDANQGQPDPGIAAAAPAELRSFYSQQVNWAQCESDFQCAKIKVPLDYGKPDGESIEIAAIKLPTKGAKKGSLLVNPGGPGGSGYDFVRDAATTNISDKVRANFDVVGFDPRGVKRSAPVTCLSDAERDAFGAKIYALNTDPGLAEALSDNKVIADKCVEKTGPILGHVDTVSAAKDLDVLRAAVNDTKLNYLGYSYGTFLGSTYASLFPDNVGRMVLDGALDPSISFEELTSGQAKAFEKALHAYVQRCQQGTGCPLSGSVDDGLQQISDLVASVEKNPLQARDGRTVSASMVVTGIIVPLYNDSNWPILTQALAQIMKGDPTQMQRLADFNADRQPNGTYSSNSTFAFNAINCLDHPMATDTAAMRADEQALRQVAPTLGYYFAYSGSNCKGWPYKSTRTPAPVEYKGSADIVVIGTTGDPATPVEWASSLRKQLGTASLLTWKGEGHTAYGRSNDCIRSAVDSYLVDGKTPADNTVC, encoded by the coding sequence ATGAAGTCAGCACGACCCGTGCCCGCCAGATTCCGGTCCTTAGCGGTCGCGGTGCGAGCTGCCGGCGCCTTGGCCCTCGCCGCGGTGCTCGCCTCGTGCAGCCTCCTCGGCGGGGAAGGCGGGTCCAAGGACGCCAACCAGGGGCAGCCCGATCCGGGTATCGCAGCGGCAGCACCAGCCGAGCTCCGCAGCTTCTACTCCCAGCAGGTCAACTGGGCGCAGTGTGAGAGCGACTTCCAGTGCGCGAAGATCAAGGTGCCGCTGGACTACGGCAAGCCTGACGGGGAGAGCATCGAAATCGCCGCCATCAAGCTTCCCACCAAGGGCGCAAAAAAGGGCAGCCTGCTTGTTAACCCCGGCGGGCCAGGCGGCTCAGGATACGACTTCGTCAGGGATGCAGCGACTACCAACATTTCGGACAAGGTCCGCGCGAATTTTGACGTCGTCGGCTTCGACCCCCGGGGCGTGAAGCGTTCCGCTCCGGTAACCTGCCTCTCGGATGCGGAACGCGATGCCTTCGGCGCCAAGATCTATGCCCTGAACACCGACCCGGGCCTGGCGGAGGCCTTGTCGGACAATAAGGTCATCGCGGACAAATGCGTCGAAAAGACCGGCCCCATCCTGGGCCACGTCGACACCGTCAGCGCGGCCAAGGACCTCGACGTCCTGCGGGCCGCGGTCAACGACACCAAGCTGAACTACCTCGGCTACTCGTATGGAACGTTCCTCGGCTCCACATATGCCTCCCTGTTCCCGGACAACGTCGGCCGCATGGTCCTGGACGGTGCCCTCGATCCCTCGATCAGCTTCGAGGAACTAACCAGCGGACAGGCCAAGGCCTTCGAAAAAGCCTTGCATGCCTATGTGCAGCGTTGCCAACAGGGGACCGGCTGCCCACTGAGCGGGAGCGTCGACGACGGCCTGCAGCAGATCAGCGACCTTGTTGCTTCAGTGGAGAAGAACCCGCTGCAGGCCCGGGACGGCCGTACTGTCTCGGCGTCGATGGTGGTGACCGGCATTATCGTGCCGCTCTATAACGACTCCAACTGGCCGATCCTTACCCAGGCCCTCGCGCAGATCATGAAGGGCGACCCGACGCAGATGCAGCGGCTGGCCGACTTCAACGCGGACAGGCAGCCCAACGGCACCTACTCCTCGAACAGCACGTTCGCGTTCAACGCCATCAACTGCCTGGACCACCCCATGGCGACGGACACCGCCGCGATGCGCGCTGATGAGCAGGCGCTCCGCCAGGTCGCCCCGACGCTGGGCTACTACTTCGCTTACAGCGGGAGCAACTGCAAGGGTTGGCCTTACAAGAGCACCCGGACGCCAGCACCCGTGGAGTACAAGGGTTCTGCCGATATCGTCGTCATCGGGACCACGGGAGATCCTGCCACGCCCGTGGAGTGGGCCAGCTCGTTGCGCAAGCAGCTCGGCACGGCCTCCCTGCTGACCTGGAAGGGCGAGGGCCACACGGCCTACGGACGTTCCAACGATTGCATCCGCAGCGCCGTGGACAGTTACTTGGTGGACGGCAAGACTCCTGCGGACAACACCGTCTGCTGA